A window of Excalfactoria chinensis isolate bCotChi1 chromosome Z, bCotChi1.hap2, whole genome shotgun sequence contains these coding sequences:
- the LOC140263850 gene encoding transcription factor TFIIIB component B'' homolog produces MKTAHRKKPVKEQRSSKTSSLVTLRASQEDEEEADDFEPVDEDECFAEEEVNKAPVFVPLDISLNIPDVPVATNVEGLSCVSVQPVIQEEEKGNSLPAEATEHENPEADKDISIMKQMLRIVSSNT; encoded by the exons atgaaaactgcccacagaaagaaaccggtgaaggagcagagaagttcaaaaacaagcagcctggTGACCCTCCGGGCTTCTCaagaagatgaggaggaagcagatgactttgagcctgttgatgaagatgaatgttttgctgaagaggaagtaaacaaagcaccagTGTTTGTTCCA CTGGATATATCTCTGAATATCCCTGATGTGCCGGTGGCTACTAATGTAGAAGGTCTTTCTTGTGTGTCTGTCCAGCCAGTcatacaggaggaggaaaaaggaaactcCTTACCAGCT gaagcaactgagcatgaaaatccagaagcggacaaag atatttccataatgaaacaaatgctaaggattgtcagcagcaacacataa